In Nostoc sp. CENA543, a single genomic region encodes these proteins:
- a CDS encoding RNaseH domain-containing protein: MKCFTWEVNDNAKSPIPKLINTLTDLVLVDLLNMPPAYEHFDDPKLDNKGNPQPPTIYPPPPEQFVEVCLWVERFNRKTGLEGKSGKTAYAVAVLPDGKRVVYFPGVNKNQWMNWQDAIAQTGNPMPKFQARHIEQILDAIDNYFTNQPVILTVKAESTRLCWPWLQNKQHIIGDIQVPIESKDGSRKQKQWRPKKCKLQIVRIREPYEIGIGYALNPKCPADKNLDPKGEDMITDAIFQIPTAPKTPPTFISSAQKPQTSKGIAKGASKLGGMRIAISSETLIDEETQKQSKIKKVTLVDPEPRKRFAYPLPREICILWHSEDILPALIAQHTHDSRYRMPHFPDATELPMSGALAK; encoded by the coding sequence GTGAAATGTTTTACTTGGGAGGTAAATGACAATGCAAAATCTCCCATACCTAAATTAATTAATACCTTAACTGATTTAGTATTAGTAGATTTATTAAATATGCCCCCTGCCTACGAACACTTTGATGATCCCAAACTTGATAATAAGGGTAATCCTCAACCACCAACCATTTATCCACCTCCACCAGAACAATTTGTTGAGGTCTGTCTTTGGGTAGAACGCTTCAACCGCAAGACAGGATTAGAAGGAAAATCAGGGAAAACTGCTTACGCTGTTGCTGTTTTACCGGATGGAAAACGCGTTGTTTATTTCCCTGGCGTAAATAAAAATCAATGGATGAATTGGCAAGATGCGATCGCTCAAACTGGAAATCCCATGCCAAAATTTCAAGCGCGACATATTGAACAAATTTTAGATGCGATCGATAATTATTTTACGAATCAACCTGTAATCCTGACAGTTAAGGCTGAATCAACTAGGCTGTGTTGGCCTTGGCTGCAAAACAAACAACATATTATTGGTGATATTCAAGTTCCGATTGAGTCCAAAGATGGTAGCAGGAAACAAAAACAGTGGCGACCTAAAAAATGCAAGCTACAAATAGTCCGAATCCGTGAACCATACGAAATTGGTATTGGTTATGCTTTAAATCCCAAATGTCCTGCTGATAAGAACCTTGACCCCAAAGGCGAGGATATGATTACAGATGCGATTTTTCAAATTCCAACAGCACCAAAGACACCACCAACTTTTATTTCTAGCGCACAAAAACCGCAAACCAGTAAAGGAATAGCCAAGGGTGCATCTAAATTAGGAGGTATGCGAATTGCAATTTCTAGTGAGACTCTAATTGATGAGGAAACGCAGAAACAGAGCAAAATAAAGAAAGTTACATTGGTAGATCCAGAACCCAGAAAACGTTTTGCTTACCCACTACCAAGAGAAATCTGCATTCTTTGGCATAGCGAAGATATCTTACCCGCGCTCATTGCTCAACATACTCATGATAGTCGTTATCGTATGCCTCACTTTCCAGATGCAACAGAACTACCCATGAGTGGTGCTTTAGCAAAATGA
- a CDS encoding NF041680 family putative transposase — MNRAKLEEFRQAAYNYLGRAHDATFELMDAILLTRNAYSLADLSLSPAFRRKWSSIYEALQDSRPQRQKLMQLYIKQMPHQGRPLLAGDHTAWPRPDAVTLQERTIEHSSVSMGGDKPITIGQGYSTIAWIPESSGSWALPLRHERITSWESPIQKAAWQLQQVCENLPTRPISVWDSEYGCAPFVLKTSNIKADILVRLRSNLCLWGAPPPYSGKGRPRKHGDKFKLNDASTWTQAIQTIEVNHPKLGRIKVSLWSNFHFRKAATRPMSLIRVERLDELGNLRVSKPLWLAWLGEQMPPLEEVWQLYLRRFTVDHWYRFLKQRLHWTLPKLRTPKQCERWSDLMPIMTWELWLARDIVADNPLPWQKLLVSLTPGRVAQAMGSILATIGTPARPPKPRGKSPGWKTGQPRQRRIRYPVVRKTTTKPRKQQSESA; from the coding sequence ATGAACCGTGCCAAATTAGAGGAATTTCGTCAAGCAGCGTATAACTATCTAGGTAGAGCGCATGATGCAACATTTGAACTGATGGATGCAATATTGCTAACTCGGAACGCTTACAGTTTGGCAGATTTATCACTATCACCAGCATTTAGACGCAAGTGGTCAAGTATTTATGAAGCGTTACAAGATAGCAGGCCACAGCGACAAAAATTGATGCAGTTATACATCAAACAGATGCCACACCAGGGTCGTCCGTTGTTGGCTGGCGACCATACAGCTTGGCCAAGGCCAGATGCGGTAACGCTACAGGAAAGGACAATTGAACACAGCAGTGTCTCAATGGGAGGTGACAAACCAATCACCATTGGTCAGGGCTATAGCACCATTGCTTGGATACCGGAGAGTTCGGGCAGTTGGGCATTACCATTGAGACACGAGCGAATTACCAGTTGGGAAAGCCCAATCCAGAAAGCAGCATGGCAATTACAACAAGTTTGTGAAAATTTACCTACCAGACCAATTTCGGTTTGGGATAGTGAGTACGGGTGCGCTCCTTTCGTTTTGAAGACGAGTAATATTAAAGCAGACATTTTGGTACGTTTGCGTTCAAATCTTTGTTTATGGGGCGCACCACCACCATATTCTGGCAAGGGACGACCGAGAAAACATGGTGATAAATTTAAGTTGAATGATGCTTCGACATGGACTCAAGCCATTCAAACTATAGAAGTAAATCATCCAAAACTAGGACGTATCAAGGTGAGCTTGTGGTCAAATTTTCATTTTCGGAAAGCCGCTACACGTCCGATGTCCTTGATTCGGGTTGAGCGTCTTGATGAGCTTGGCAACTTGCGGGTGTCAAAACCTTTGTGGTTGGCTTGGCTGGGAGAACAAATGCCGCCTTTAGAAGAAGTTTGGCAACTCTACTTGCGGCGTTTTACTGTTGACCACTGGTATCGCTTTTTGAAGCAACGCTTACACTGGACTCTTCCCAAGCTACGTACCCCTAAGCAATGTGAGCGTTGGAGTGACTTAATGCCCATCATGACTTGGGAATTGTGGTTAGCCCGTGATATCGTTGCAGACAACCCTTTACCTTGGCAAAAGTTATTAGTTAGTTTGACTCCAGGTAGGGTTGCTCAGGCGATGGGAAGTATTTTAGCGACGATTGGTACTCCTGCCCGTCCGCCCAAACCTCGCGGAAAGTCCCCTGGCTGGAAGACTGGACAACCCCGACAACGTAGAATTCGCTATCCTGTTGTTAGAAAAACTACAACTAAGCCACGTAAGCAACAATCAGAATCTGCTTAA
- a CDS encoding Uma2 family endonuclease yields MVQTPSKPITLDEFLKLPETEPASEYIEGKIIQKPMPQGKHSAIQTEFCTNFNIIFKPKQIARAFSELRCTFGGRSTVPDISVFNWSRIPRDENREIANTFPIAPDWTIEILSPDQSQTKVTKNIIHCLKHGTQMGWLIDPDEQTVFVYRPQQETEVFDDPDALILVPSFASELQLTIQDLFSWLL; encoded by the coding sequence ATGGTACAGACCCCATCTAAACCCATCACATTGGACGAGTTCCTGAAATTACCAGAAACAGAACCCGCCAGTGAATACATAGAAGGTAAAATTATCCAAAAACCTATGCCGCAAGGAAAACACAGCGCAATTCAAACTGAATTTTGTACTAATTTCAACATAATCTTTAAACCGAAACAAATTGCCAGAGCATTTTCAGAACTGCGTTGTACATTTGGCGGTCGTTCAACTGTACCTGATATCTCTGTTTTTAATTGGAGTCGGATTCCCCGCGACGAGAATAGGGAAATTGCTAATACTTTTCCTATCGCTCCCGACTGGACAATTGAAATTTTATCACCTGATCAAAGTCAGACAAAAGTAACTAAAAATATCATTCACTGTTTGAAACATGGTACTCAAATGGGTTGGTTAATTGACCCCGATGAGCAAACTGTATTTGTTTACCGCCCTCAACAAGAAACTGAAGTATTTGATGATCCAGATGCACTTATACTTGTACCATCATTTGCTAGTGAACTTCAATTAACAATTCAAGATTTGTTTAGTTGGTTGCTGTAG
- a CDS encoding XisI protein: MAKLDKYREYIQELLTKYASYKPLEEDVEEQLIFDTVRDHYQILDIGWNGYDRIYNCVIHLDIKNEKIWIQRNMTDIQIAEDLTEMGVPKDDIVLGLQPSYLRQYTQYGVA, encoded by the coding sequence ATGGCAAAACTAGATAAATATCGGGAATATATTCAGGAATTACTCACAAAATATGCTAGCTATAAACCTTTAGAGGAAGATGTAGAAGAGCAATTAATATTTGATACAGTGCGAGATCATTACCAAATTCTAGACATTGGCTGGAATGGATATGACCGAATTTATAACTGTGTCATACATCTCGATATTAAAAATGAAAAAATATGGATTCAGCGCAATATGACAGATATCCAGATTGCTGAAGATTTGACTGAAATGGGAGTACCTAAAGACGATATTGTTTTGGGTTTACAGCCATCTTATCTACGGCAATATACACAATATGGCGTAGCGTGA
- a CDS encoding AAA family ATPase — MLKNVRLNNYKSHKNTQLNFDNSRLHGLVGKNSAGKTSVLQALYNLCKLANSEFSQIFKKDQSPSFITTIGEENMSVLASGFWTQEESQYSWGVLYTFSKENYGGWLPSLAWKIDEKEITGEGWEHFSGWDNSLIKSPRLIHDYLNYAVYLKLVAGNLGKAAYSDEITPKVETDGSFLLAPTLDFLRDEAPEKFELIEEKLSRIVPNVRRIGIRRAKVPVSRQRFIQADGKRIFYEETQEMTGQEVILDMNTGERIPAHAISEGTILTLGLLTVLMNPSQPNLVLLDDVEQGLHPKAQRELMTVFKEIIADNPNLQIIFSTHSPYIVDELVPSQVHILNNSNSGFTVAKRLDEHPDVEWAKQTLTTGEFWDAEGEEWVVEGEVSD, encoded by the coding sequence ATGCTGAAAAATGTAAGATTAAACAATTACAAAAGCCATAAGAATACACAACTTAATTTCGATAACTCCAGATTACATGGACTTGTAGGTAAAAATAGTGCTGGTAAGACCTCTGTTCTGCAAGCATTATATAACCTATGTAAACTTGCCAATTCAGAGTTTTCTCAAATATTCAAAAAAGACCAATCTCCAAGTTTTATCACCACAATTGGTGAAGAAAATATGTCTGTACTAGCTAGTGGTTTTTGGACACAGGAAGAATCACAATATTCATGGGGTGTTCTTTATACGTTTAGCAAGGAAAACTATGGAGGATGGTTGCCGTCATTAGCATGGAAGATTGATGAAAAAGAAATTACAGGGGAAGGATGGGAACATTTTTCAGGATGGGATAACTCTTTAATAAAATCACCAAGATTAATCCATGATTATTTAAACTATGCTGTTTATCTGAAATTAGTAGCAGGTAATCTTGGCAAAGCAGCTTACAGTGATGAAATTACTCCTAAAGTGGAAACTGATGGTTCTTTCCTATTAGCACCTACTTTAGATTTTTTGCGAGATGAAGCTCCAGAAAAATTTGAATTAATAGAAGAAAAACTTAGTAGAATTGTGCCAAATGTTCGCAGAATTGGCATAAGGCGAGCAAAAGTTCCAGTATCTAGACAACGTTTCATTCAAGCTGATGGTAAGCGAATTTTCTATGAAGAAACCCAAGAAATGACAGGGCAAGAAGTGATATTAGACATGAATACAGGAGAGCGTATTCCAGCCCATGCAATTAGTGAAGGAACAATCCTAACTTTGGGATTACTAACTGTGTTGATGAACCCTAGTCAACCTAATTTAGTTTTACTAGATGATGTGGAACAGGGACTTCACCCCAAAGCTCAACGCGAATTAATGACTGTGTTTAAGGAAATTATTGCAGATAATCCAAATCTACAAATTATTTTTTCTACTCATTCACCATATATTGTTGATGAGCTTGTTCCTTCTCAAGTACATATATTAAATAACAGTAACTCAGGTTTCACGGTTGCTAAACGCTTAGATGAACATCCTGATGTGGAATGGGCAAAACAAACCTTAACAACTGGTGAATTTTGGGATGCTGAGGGTGAAGAGTGGGTTGTGGAAGGAGAAGTGAGTGATTGA
- a CDS encoding element excision factor XisH family protein — protein MSVSAKDVVYQAVKRGLQKDRWVITHDPLVVKLGKDKVSAYRVLQLEWTIS, from the coding sequence GTGTCCGTGTCTGCAAAAGACGTTGTTTATCAAGCTGTCAAACGAGGACTGCAAAAAGATAGGTGGGTTATCACACATGATCCGCTAGTAGTTAAGCTTGGCAAAGATAAGGTGTCAGCATATAGGGTGCTTCAACTAGAATGGACTATTTCATGA
- a CDS encoding transposase has translation MSNYRRVIASGGTFFFTQVTYQRIPWLCSDIGRENLRKAIRRVQQLYPFYIDAIALLPEHIHCIWTLPENDSNYAIRWRLIKSFVTQGCAEQLNITAQISESRQKRQESNLWQRRYWKHLIRDEKDFANHFDYIHYNPVKHGLCKSPKEWQYSSFHRFVQKGIYSGGWGAVQTPNIPDNIGRE, from the coding sequence ATGTCTAATTATCGCAGAGTTATAGCCTCTGGGGGTACTTTCTTTTTTACACAGGTAACTTACCAAAGAATCCCTTGGTTGTGTAGCGATATAGGAAGAGAAAATTTGAGAAAGGCTATTAGACGAGTTCAGCAACTTTATCCTTTCTATATTGATGCGATCGCTCTTTTACCAGAACATATTCATTGTATCTGGACTTTGCCAGAAAATGATAGTAATTATGCAATTCGTTGGCGATTAATTAAAAGCTTTGTTACTCAAGGTTGTGCAGAACAGTTAAACATAACAGCACAGATTAGTGAATCTCGCCAAAAACGTCAAGAAAGTAATTTATGGCAAAGGCGATATTGGAAACATTTAATTAGAGATGAAAAAGATTTTGCGAACCATTTCGATTATATTCATTACAATCCTGTCAAACATGGTTTATGTAAATCTCCCAAGGAATGGCAATATTCAAGTTTTCACCGTTTTGTTCAAAAAGGAATTTATTCAGGAGGTTGGGGAGCAGTTCAAACCCCAAATATACCTGACAATATCGGTCGAGAATGA
- a CDS encoding site-specific integrase, which produces MQNQGQDKYQQAFADLEPLSSTDGSFLGSSLQAQQQREHMRAKVLQELEKVNLRLKSAKTKVSIRESNGSLQLRATLPIKPGDNDTKGTGRKQYNLSLNIPANLDGLKTAEEEAYELGKLIARKTFEWNDKYLGKEATKKDVKTIGDLLEKFAEEYFKTHKRTTKSEHTFFYYFSRTQRYTNPQDLATAENLINSIEKIDKEWAKYNAARAISAFCQTFNIEIDLSKYAKMPARNSRNLPTDAEILLGISKFEEYLNTRGNQVNQDVKDSWQLWRWTYGMLAVFGLRPREIFINPNIDWWLSSENVDLTWKVDKECKTGERQALPLHKEWIEEFDLRNPKYLEMLATAISKKDKSNHAEITALTQRVSWWFRKIGLDFKPYDLRHAWAIRAHILGIPIKAAADNLGHSVQVHTQTYQRWFSLDMRKLAINQALTKRNEIEVIREENAKLRMENERLKLEIEKLKMELVYKQS; this is translated from the coding sequence ATGCAAAATCAGGGTCAAGACAAATATCAACAAGCCTTTGCAGACTTAGAGCCGCTTTCATCTACCGACGGCAGCTTTCTCGGCTCAAGTCTGCAAGCACAGCAGCAAAGAGAGCATATGAGAGCCAAAGTGTTACAGGAACTAGAGAAGGTAAATCTGCGTTTGAAGTCTGCAAAGACGAAAGTATCAATTCGGGAATCCAATGGAAGTCTGCAATTAAGAGCAACGTTACCAATTAAACCAGGAGATAACGACACAAAGGGAACTGGGAGAAAACAATACAATCTCAGTTTAAATATTCCCGCCAATTTAGACGGACTGAAAACGGCTGAGGAAGAAGCCTATGAATTAGGTAAATTAATTGCGCGCAAAACCTTTGAATGGAATGATAAATATTTAGGTAAAGAAGCGACTAAGAAAGATGTAAAAACCATAGGTGATTTATTAGAAAAATTTGCAGAAGAGTATTTTAAAACCCATAAACGCACCACAAAAAGCGAACATACTTTTTTCTATTATTTTTCCCGCACCCAGAGATATACCAATCCTCAAGATTTAGCCACTGCGGAAAATTTAATTAATTCCATAGAAAAAATCGATAAAGAATGGGCTAAATATAATGCCGCTAGGGCAATATCAGCATTTTGTCAGACATTCAACATCGAAATTGATTTGTCTAAATATGCCAAAATGCCCGCTCGCAATTCCCGCAACCTCCCCACAGATGCAGAAATATTATTAGGAATTAGCAAATTTGAAGAGTATTTAAACACCAGAGGTAATCAAGTTAATCAAGATGTCAAAGATAGTTGGCAACTCTGGCGTTGGACATATGGAATGTTAGCTGTATTTGGTTTACGTCCTAGAGAAATATTTATTAACCCTAATATTGATTGGTGGTTAAGTTCAGAGAATGTAGACTTGACATGGAAGGTGGATAAAGAGTGTAAAACCGGTGAAAGACAAGCATTACCTTTGCATAAAGAATGGATTGAGGAATTTGATTTAAGAAATCCAAAATATTTAGAGATGCTGGCAACAGCAATTAGTAAAAAAGATAAAAGTAATCATGCAGAGATAACCGCATTAACACAGCGAGTTAGTTGGTGGTTTCGTAAAATTGGCTTAGATTTTAAGCCTTATGATTTACGTCACGCCTGGGCAATTCGAGCGCATATTTTAGGCATACCAATCAAAGCTGCGGCTGATAATTTAGGGCATAGTGTGCAAGTTCACACCCAAACCTATCAGCGTTGGTTTTCGCTTGATATGCGGAAGTTGGCGATTAATCAGGCCTTAACTAAGAGGAATGAAATTGAGGTGATTAGAGAGGAGAATGCTAAGTTGAGAATGGAGAATGAAAGGTTGAAGCTGGAGATTGAAAAGTTAAAGATGGAGTTGGTTTATAAGCAAAGTTAA
- the nifK gene encoding nitrogenase molybdenum-iron protein subunit beta codes for MPQNPDRIVDHVDLFKQPEYTELFENKRKNFEGAHSPEEVERVSEWTKSWDYREKNFAREALTVNPAKGCQPVGAMFAALGFEGTLPFVQGSQGCVAYFRTHLSRHYKEPCSAVSSSMTEDAAVFGGLNNMIEGMQVAYQLYKPKMIAVCTTCMAEVIGDDLGAFITNSKNAGSIPQDFPVPFAHTPSFVGSHVTGYDNMMKGILSNLTEGKKKATSNGKINIIPGFDTYVGNNREVKRMLGLMGVDYTILSDSSDYFDSPNTGEYEMYPGGTKLEDAADSINAKATVALQAYTTPKTREYIKTQWKQETQVLRPFGVKGTDEFLTAISELTGKAIPEELEIERGRLVDAITDSYAWIHGKKFAIYGDPDLIISITSFLLEMGAEPVHILCNNGDETFKKEMEAILAASPFGKEAKVWIQKDLWHFRSLLFTEPVDFFIGNSYGKYLWRDTKIPMVRIGYPIFDRHHLHRYSTLGYQGGLNILNWVVNTLLDEMDRCTNITGKTDISFDLIR; via the coding sequence ATGCCACAGAATCCAGACAGAATTGTAGACCACGTTGATCTATTCAAACAGCCAGAATATACAGAACTGTTTGAAAACAAGAGAAAGAACTTTGAAGGCGCACACTCTCCTGAAGAAGTTGAAAGAGTTTCTGAATGGACAAAATCTTGGGACTACCGGGAAAAGAACTTCGCTCGTGAAGCTTTAACCGTTAACCCTGCTAAAGGTTGTCAACCTGTAGGCGCGATGTTCGCTGCTTTGGGTTTTGAAGGTACTCTACCTTTCGTTCAAGGTTCTCAAGGTTGCGTTGCTTACTTCCGTACACACCTCAGCCGTCACTACAAAGAGCCTTGCTCCGCAGTTTCTTCTTCTATGACAGAAGACGCAGCAGTATTCGGTGGCTTGAACAACATGATTGAAGGTATGCAAGTTGCTTACCAACTTTACAAGCCTAAGATGATTGCTGTTTGCACCACCTGTATGGCTGAGGTAATTGGTGACGACTTAGGCGCGTTCATCACCAACTCTAAGAACGCTGGTTCTATTCCTCAAGATTTCCCCGTTCCCTTCGCTCACACCCCCAGTTTCGTTGGTTCTCACGTAACTGGTTACGACAACATGATGAAGGGTATTCTGTCTAACCTGACAGAAGGTAAGAAGAAAGCTACCAGCAACGGCAAAATCAACATCATCCCTGGTTTTGATACCTATGTAGGTAACAACCGCGAAGTTAAGCGGATGCTAGGTTTAATGGGTGTTGACTACACCATTCTGTCTGATAGCAGCGACTACTTTGATTCACCAAACACTGGTGAATATGAAATGTACCCAGGTGGAACCAAGCTGGAAGATGCGGCTGATTCTATCAACGCTAAAGCTACTGTTGCTCTCCAAGCTTACACCACACCCAAGACCCGCGAATACATTAAAACCCAGTGGAAGCAAGAAACACAAGTATTGCGCCCCTTCGGTGTTAAGGGTACTGACGAGTTCTTGACTGCTATCTCTGAATTGACCGGTAAGGCTATTCCTGAAGAATTGGAAATCGAACGCGGTCGTTTAGTTGATGCTATCACCGACTCCTACGCTTGGATTCATGGTAAGAAGTTCGCTATCTACGGCGATCCCGACTTGATTATCTCCATCACCAGTTTCTTGTTAGAGATGGGTGCTGAACCTGTACACATCCTCTGCAACAATGGCGATGAGACCTTCAAGAAAGAAATGGAAGCAATCCTCGCTGCTAGCCCCTTCGGCAAAGAAGCTAAAGTTTGGATTCAAAAAGACTTGTGGCACTTCCGTAGCTTGTTGTTCACCGAGCCTGTAGACTTCTTCATCGGTAACTCCTACGGTAAGTACCTGTGGCGCGATACTAAGATCCCAATGGTTCGTATTGGTTATCCTATCTTTGACCGTCACCACTTACACCGCTATTCTACCCTCGGCTACCAAGGTGGTCTAAACATCCTCAACTGGGTTGTTAATACCCTTCTGGATGAAATGGATCGTTGCACCAACATCACTGGTAAGACCGATATCTCCTTCGACTTGATTCGCTAG
- a CDS encoding Mo-dependent nitrogenase C-terminal domain-containing protein: MSTTHTHHHPNFHPPNYKKPGAFDFLRPLRRLVDNYPVKNARFAHVICQVIPCCCPFERNISLLGRTIHIPALCKLNPLYDEFVGLRFRALSYLADECGEDVTKYIC, encoded by the coding sequence ATGTCCACAACTCACACTCACCATCATCCTAATTTTCATCCACCTAACTATAAAAAACCTGGCGCGTTTGATTTTCTCCGTCCTTTGCGTCGTTTGGTTGATAATTATCCGGTTAAAAATGCTCGTTTCGCTCATGTGATATGTCAGGTAATTCCTTGCTGTTGTCCTTTTGAGCGAAATATTAGTTTATTGGGGCGGACTATTCATATTCCAGCTTTGTGTAAGCTTAATCCTCTGTATGACGAGTTTGTAGGGTTGCGTTTCCGGGCTTTGTCTTATCTGGCTGATGAATGTGGAGAGGATGTTACTAAGTATATTTGCTAG
- the nifE gene encoding nitrogenase iron-molybdenum cofactor biosynthesis protein NifE, with the protein MNTQGKINELLNQPGCEHNQEKHGAKKNKSCSQQAQPGAAQGGCAFDGAMIALVPIVDAAHLVHGPIACAGNSWGSRGSLSSGPKMYKMGFTTDMSENDVIFGGEKKLYKAILEIHNRYKPTAVFVYATCVTALIGDDINAVCKTAAEKIGTPVIPVFAPGFIGSKNLGNRFGGEALLDYVVGTAEPEFTTPYDINLIGEYNIAGEMWGVLPLLEKLGIRVLSKITGDARFEEIRYAHRAKLNVMICSRALLNMAKKMEEQYGIPYIEESFYGIDDMNRCLRNIAAKLGDPDLQARTEQLIASEMATLDLALAPYRDRLRGKRVVLYTGGVKSWSIISAAKDLGIEVVATSTRKSTEEDKSKIKKLLGTDGIMLEKGNAKELLQLVKDTQADMLIAGGRNQYTALKARIPFLDINQERHHPYAGYVGMLEMARELYEALYSPIWEQIRKPAPWDEDMGTWANEYTKNQNRTLTSIEEFI; encoded by the coding sequence ATGAACACCCAAGGAAAAATTAATGAGTTGCTCAACCAGCCTGGATGTGAGCATAATCAAGAGAAACATGGTGCTAAGAAGAATAAGTCTTGTAGTCAACAAGCACAACCAGGGGCGGCTCAAGGGGGTTGTGCTTTTGATGGGGCGATGATTGCGCTTGTGCCTATTGTCGATGCGGCTCATTTGGTTCACGGGCCGATCGCCTGCGCTGGTAATTCTTGGGGTAGTCGTGGTAGTCTCTCTTCTGGCCCAAAAATGTATAAAATGGGCTTCACTACCGATATGTCAGAAAATGATGTGATCTTCGGTGGTGAGAAGAAGCTATATAAGGCAATTCTAGAAATTCATAACCGCTACAAGCCCACTGCGGTATTTGTCTACGCTACTTGTGTGACAGCCTTGATTGGTGATGATATCAATGCTGTGTGTAAGACTGCGGCGGAAAAAATTGGCACTCCTGTTATCCCTGTATTTGCTCCTGGGTTTATTGGTAGTAAGAACCTCGGAAACCGTTTTGGCGGGGAAGCTTTATTAGATTATGTTGTCGGGACAGCAGAACCGGAGTTTACCACCCCCTATGATATAAACTTAATCGGCGAGTATAACATCGCTGGGGAAATGTGGGGAGTCCTGCCGTTACTGGAAAAATTGGGTATTCGCGTCCTGTCGAAAATTACAGGCGATGCTCGATTTGAAGAAATCCGCTATGCCCACCGCGCCAAGCTGAACGTGATGATTTGTTCACGGGCGTTGCTCAATATGGCGAAAAAGATGGAGGAACAATACGGCATCCCCTACATTGAAGAGTCTTTTTATGGCATCGATGATATGAATCGATGTCTGCGTAATATTGCCGCCAAATTGGGCGACCCTGATTTACAAGCACGTACTGAACAGCTAATTGCGTCAGAGATGGCGACTCTAGATTTGGCACTTGCTCCTTACCGCGATCGCCTCAGAGGTAAGCGAGTTGTATTGTATACAGGTGGTGTTAAGAGTTGGTCGATTATCTCGGCAGCAAAAGACTTGGGTATAGAAGTAGTTGCTACCAGTACAAGAAAGAGTACGGAAGAAGATAAGTCTAAAATCAAAAAGTTGTTAGGTACTGATGGCATCATGCTAGAAAAAGGCAATGCCAAGGAACTACTGCAACTAGTAAAAGATACACAAGCAGATATGTTAATTGCTGGTGGTCGTAACCAATACACCGCCCTCAAAGCCCGGATTCCCTTCCTCGATATCAACCAAGAACGTCATCATCCCTACGCTGGCTATGTAGGTATGTTAGAGATGGCGCGGGAACTCTACGAAGCCCTCTACAGCCCGATTTGGGAACAAATCCGTAAGCCCGCACCTTGGGATGAAGATATGGGGACATGGGCAAACGAATATACCAAAAATCAAAATCGCACTCTGACATCTATAGAGGAGTTTATTTAA